The following are from one region of the Bifidobacteriaceae bacterium genome:
- a CDS encoding HNH endonuclease has product MTPDNPRDAIRALLAEAQEQTRLARIAEARAARSLAQAARVADQAGLAGWAVVEEHALSNAMTRGEARQLAAAGDSGLDHPAFLDAQERGQLTTKACAAIRTAAGRSQNPEVQAQVRAFGLSLAKSFPAGKVRAGAEKLAALLDPAAFANGHEQETAKRGVRLIPRPHGMAELRAYGPAHQLAAVMAGVDAAARKIQSLCRQTGTTCNARQTGFDAFCAIWKPCDDPADRAKSVNQIMARPHLLVHIDAAALLGAAKTPALLGGQTPIPAHIARQIAENATWQALVEDAGRIVGLGHRIHPPGALPDPEDWPANTLANNTYQAPPKLRLLLEARDQGCVVPNCTAPPERCETDHRTPYDPTKPANTQTTGANTQLLCKTHHQLKTHHGWDHQYNPATGQTTITTPHT; this is encoded by the coding sequence ATGACCCCGGACAACCCCCGTGACGCGATCCGGGCGCTGCTCGCGGAGGCCCAAGAGCAGACCCGCCTGGCCAGGATCGCGGAGGCGCGGGCGGCCCGGTCGCTGGCCCAGGCGGCCCGGGTCGCGGACCAGGCCGGGCTGGCCGGATGGGCGGTCGTCGAGGAGCACGCCCTTTCGAACGCCATGACCCGGGGCGAGGCCAGACAACTCGCCGCCGCCGGGGATTCAGGCCTGGACCACCCGGCGTTCCTAGACGCCCAAGAACGTGGCCAACTGACCACCAAAGCCTGCGCGGCCATCCGAACCGCCGCCGGCCGCAGCCAGAACCCCGAGGTCCAAGCCCAAGTGCGGGCGTTCGGACTCAGCCTCGCCAAGAGCTTCCCCGCCGGGAAGGTCCGGGCCGGAGCCGAAAAGCTCGCCGCCCTGCTCGACCCGGCCGCGTTCGCCAACGGCCACGAACAAGAAACAGCCAAACGCGGCGTCCGCCTCATCCCCCGCCCCCACGGGATGGCGGAGCTGCGGGCCTACGGGCCCGCCCACCAACTAGCCGCCGTCATGGCCGGCGTCGACGCCGCCGCCCGCAAAATCCAAAGCCTCTGCCGGCAAACAGGCACAACGTGCAACGCCCGCCAAACCGGGTTCGACGCCTTCTGCGCCATCTGGAAACCCTGCGACGACCCGGCCGACCGCGCCAAATCAGTCAACCAAATCATGGCCCGCCCCCACCTGCTCGTCCACATCGACGCCGCCGCCCTCCTAGGCGCCGCCAAAACCCCCGCCCTCCTCGGCGGGCAAACACCCATCCCCGCCCACATCGCCCGCCAAATCGCCGAAAACGCCACCTGGCAGGCGCTGGTCGAAGACGCCGGGCGGATCGTCGGGCTCGGCCACCGGATCCACCCCCCAGGGGCCCTCCCAGACCCGGAAGACTGGCCCGCCAACACCCTCGCCAACAACACCTACCAAGCCCCACCCAAACTCCGGCTCCTGTTGGAGGCCCGCGACCAAGGCTGCGTCGTCCCGAACTGCACGGCACCCCCCGAAAGATGCGAAACCGACCACCGCACCCCCTACGACCCCACCAAACCCGCCAACACCCAAACCACCGGCGCCAACACCCAACTCCTCTGCAAAACCCACCACCAATTGAAAACCCACCACGGCTGGGACCACCAATACAACCCCGCCACCGGCCAAACCACCATCACCACACCACACACCTGA